A window of the Dioscorea cayenensis subsp. rotundata cultivar TDr96_F1 chromosome 14, TDr96_F1_v2_PseudoChromosome.rev07_lg8_w22 25.fasta, whole genome shotgun sequence genome harbors these coding sequences:
- the LOC120275766 gene encoding E3 ubiquitin-protein ligase AIRP2-like: MFQNQLIRAPSFRGTLKALEADIHHANTLADAVRRAYGGSCIQMKLSYSPLAPIFLFLMNWMGCGCGYSLPSYLGLLQVLVYKVYFDEDSSVSSYERRASLKEFYAVIYPSLQQLESNLVEKGDIKERLRGNEMIGRKRMEEWRKILDMDSERDDECGICMEACTKMVLPNCNHAMCINCYRDWNIRSQSCPFCRGSLKRVRSRDLWVLTSHGDVIDTTSLEKENVKRFYRYIDSLPLRVPDSLFLVYYDYLI, from the exons ATGTTTCAGAACCAGCTCATTAGGGCACCATCCTTCAGAGGGACTCTCAAAGCTCTTGAGGCTGATATACACCATGCCAACACACT ggCTGATGCTGTGAGGAGGGCTTATGGAGGTTCTTGCATTCAGATGAAGTTGTCTTATAGTCCTTTAGCCCCAATCTTCCTGTTTCTCATGAATTGGATGGGTTGTGGTTGTGGTTATTCTCTTCCTAGTTATTTGGGCCTTCTCCAAGTTCTTGTTTACAAG GTATATTTCGATGAGGACTCGAGTGTGTCGTCATATGAAAGGAGGGCAAGTCTTAAAGAGTTCTATG CTGTCATATATCCATCTCTTCAACAACTTGAAAGTAATTTGGTTGAGAAGGGTGATATTAAAGAGAGGCTGAGAGGAAATGAGATGATTGGCaggaagagaatggaagaatgGAGGAAAATTCTTGATATGGATTCTGAGAGAGATGATGAATGTGGAATTTGTATGGAGGCTTGTACTAAAATGGTCTTGCCGAATTGCAACCATGCAATGTGCATAAACTGTTATAGAGACTG GAATATACGATCTCAGTCTTGCCCTTTTTGTCGGGGAAGCTTGAAAAGAGTTCGATCGAGGGATTTGTGGGTGCTCACTAGTCATGGTGATGTGATTGATACTACAAGTTTGGAAAAGGAGAACGTTAAACGCTTCTATCGGTACATTGATAGCTTGCCACTGAGAGTTCCAGACAgccttttcttggtgtattatGATTACTTAATCTGA
- the LOC120275765 gene encoding LOW QUALITY PROTEIN: GDSL esterase/lipase At3g48460 (The sequence of the model RefSeq protein was modified relative to this genomic sequence to represent the inferred CDS: substituted 1 base at 1 genomic stop codon), with translation MAFTTLHTVFLFLFFFILISLPPSSSAKLPFSKIFAFGDSYTDTGNTHSRTGPYSYGYVSNLPYGTTFFHHSTNRYSDGRLVIDFIATNLSLPFLXPYLRRNSDFSHGVNFAVAGSTALDHSFFVDNNITIAITPQSLQTQLEWFAEYLAKSGCQGRSKQCHEKFEDALFWIGEIGANDYAYSFASSVSPNVVQDLVLKNVFKFLEILLSKGAKYIVVQGLPLTGCLPLALVLSPPDDRDRLGCAATVNNQANKHNLILQSKIEQLRKQYPKAIISYADYFNAHRTIMNKPAIYGFTEPFKACCGSGGGPYNYDIFATCGSPEVTKACSVPSKFVNWDGVHLTEALYKVVADMFLHGGYCHPPFDVLLKHKLQGS, from the exons ATGGCCTTTACTACTCTTCACACTGTCTttctcttcttattcttcttcataCTCATTTCATTACCACCTTCATCTTCAGCGAAACTGCCTTTTTCAAAGATCTTCGCCTTTGGAGATTCATATACTGATACTGGCAACACACATTCCAGAACCGGTCCGTACTCTTACGGATACGTCTCAAACCTCCCTTATGGTACCACATTCTTTCATCATTCTACAAACCGATACTCTGATGGCCGTCTTGTTATCGACTTCATTGCCACTAATCTTTCACTCCCTTTCCTATAGCCATACCTTCGCCGGAATTCAGACTTCTCCCATGGTGTCAACTTCGCTGTCGCAGGCTCTACTGCACTTGATCATTCATTTTTTGTCgataataatattacaatagCCATCACACCACAGTCCCTGCAAACACAACTCGAATGGTTCGCTGAGTATTTAGCGAAGAGTGGATGTCAAGGGAGATCAAAGCAATGccatgaaaaatttgaggaTGCATTGTTTTGGATTGGAGAGATTGGAGCTAACGATTATGCTTACAGTTTTGCGTCTTCTGTGTCACCAAATGTCGTTCAAGATCTTGTACTCAAGAATGTCTTCAAATTCTTGGAG ATACTGCTATCCAAAGGTGCCAAGTACATAGTGGTGCAAGGATTACCATTAACAGGATGCTTACCTTTAGCATTGGTATTATCTCCACCTGATGATCGAGACAGACTTGGGTGTGCAGCAACTGTAAACAACCAGGCAAACAAGCACAACTTGATCCTTCAATCCAAGATCGAGCAACTAAGGAAACAGTATCCGAAGGCAATCATCTCATATGCTGACTATTTCAATGCTCACCGCACTATAATGAACAAACCGGCCATCTATGGCTTCACAGAGCCATTCAAAGCTTGTTGTGGATCTGGGGGTGGTCCTTATAACTATGACATTTTTGCAACATGTGGATCACCTGAGGTCACTAAAGCTTGCTCAGTCCCTTCGAAGTTTGTGAATTGGGATGGTGTTCACCTAACCGAAGCACTTTATAAGGTTGTAGCGGACATGTTCCTTCACGGTGGTTATTGTCATCCACCATTCGATGTTTTGTTGAAGCATAAGTTACAAGGAAGCTAA
- the LOC120276398 gene encoding uncharacterized protein LOC120276398, giving the protein MWNLQAMDATLAVVSRACTCSPLANFIQIQGCVICLLLATGWCFAAFVRSRVIRCLKKKIEGGNYFAFICQDINSLEHSAQLNLPRVTVIMPLKGFGEHNLQNWRSQITSLYGGPLEFLFVVESIDDPAYHAISSLISEFKDNVDAKIVVAGLSTTCSQKIHNQLFGAEKMHKGSKYVLFLDDDVRLHPGSVGALTAEMEKNPEIFIQTGYPLDLPSGSLGSYCIYEYHMPCSMGFATGGKTFFLWGGCMMMHADDFRKDSHGVVSGLRDGGYSDDMTLAAIAGEHKKLIFSPPVAVFPHPLASDLSFARYWNYLRKQTFVLESYISKVNWLMNRALFSVHCYLSWAFVLPYFMASLHFLAAIRAQFSNYLFGESNTLSCGLSLAGCLVVCTVIALVSMWNLTKVEIQLCNMLSPEGPKMSLDSYNWRLVFLAMLVDNFLYPISAMRSYFTKYVNWSGVRYYLKEGKISKIERLKQDGVTYSDLGGKRLYSKRVCIPKVSFVGSLVKRLVRWHKPKKFDS; this is encoded by the exons ATGTGGAACCTACAAGCTATGGATGCGACTCTGGCGGTTGTGAGCAGAGCCTGTACTTGCAGCCCTCTCGCCAATTTCATACAAATCCAG GGATGTGTGATTTGTTTACTTCTTGCTACTGGATGGTGTTTTGCTGCCTTTGTCAG GAGTAGAGTAATAAGGTGcttgaagaagaaaattgaaGGTGGCAACTATTTTGCATTTATCTGTCAAGATATCAATAGTCTTGAGCATAGTGCTCAGCTCAACTTGCCAAGAGTTACAGTTATCATGCCTTTAAAGGGCTTTGGAGAGCATAATTTGCAGAACTGGAGAAGTCAG ATCACCTCTCTTTATGGTGGACCTTTGGAGTTCCTTTTTGTAGTTGAAAGCATTGATGATCCAGCTTACCATGCTATATCTAGCTTAATCTCAGAATTTAAG GACAACGTTGATGCAAAGATTGTTGTGGCTGGTCTCTCAACAACATGCAGTCAGAAAATTCATAATCAGTTA TTTGGTGCTGAGAAAATGCATAAGGGCAGCAAGTATGTGTTATTTCTGGATGATGATGTTAGACTGCATCCTGGATCAGTTGGAGCTCTGACTGCAGAAATGGAGAAAAATCCCGAG ATATTTATTCAAACTGGATATCCTCTTGATCTGCCTTCTGGAAGCTTGGGAAGCTATTGCATTTATGAATATCACATG CCTTGCTCAATGGGATTTGCAACTGGTGGGAAGACATTTTTCCTATGGGGTGGTTGTATGATG ATGCATGCGGATGATTTTAGAAAAGACTCACATGGTGTTGTCAGTGGACTGAGAGATGGTGGGTATTCTGATGACATGACTCTTGCTGCAATTGCTG GGGAACACAAAAAGCTTATTTTTTCACCACCAGTTGCTGTCTTTCCTCATCCTCTTGCTAGTGACCTAAGCTTTGCAAG ATATTGGAATTACCTGAGGAAGCAAACTTTTGTTCTCGAATCTTACATTTCAAAGGTTAACTGGCTCATGAATCGAGCATTATTTTCTGTGCACTGCTATCTATCTTGGGCATTTGTTTTACCATATTTCATGGCAAGTTTACACTTTTTGGCGGCGATAAGAGCGCAATTTAGTAACTATCTCTTCGGAGAATCAAATACATTATCTTGTG GCTTGTCATTGGCTGGCTGCTTGGTAGTTTGCACAGTTATTGCACTTGTCTCAATGTGGAACTTGACAAAGGTGGAAATTCAGTTGTGCAACATGTTATCACCTGAGGGACCAAAAATGTCACTTGATTCCTATAACTGGAGACTT GTATTTCTTGCAATGCTCGTAGACAATTTCTTGTACCCCATTTCTGCGATGCGGTCGTACTTCACAAAATATGTAAACTGGTCTGGAGTTCGATACTACTTGAAGGAAGGAAAAATAAGCAAG ATTGAAAGACTTAAACAAGATGGTGTGACTTATTCTGATCTTGGAGGAAAACGTTTATACAGTAAACGAGTTTGCATTCCGAAAGTCTCATTTGTTGGATCTTTAGTTAAAAGATTGGTTCGATGGCATAAACCGAAGAAATTTGATAGCTAG
- the LOC120275785 gene encoding uncharacterized protein LOC120275785 isoform X1 gives MDPRRLIGHPIGGDPPPPPPPPTQQQGPYWYPPSSSSVAPVWERPPLPPATHHLPPPQRWVPPEAHHDPHLLHRQPPMAAHPPLPPHPSVSYHSQSPFQHPYPLSMPPPPPYPSHRPAPPHPHASVYPPPNQAWGNTPWSQQQPWEHQERNNLYPNEEDWAARARAWAAAKSVPDNHHSQSQFTPVGRVEESIYTFHDQYQQAVAPPPTVIQQPSLANSNHRISHDAGYEVKATNTDHMVSPQRSFSTPSVYEQEVSYSYSSAPGHREALDQNGSSQMPDLPVQEGLHPHSMSSAGNLSVKHPHFNHGGQQTKFSTDTSLKHLDFETRFTSDHDSQLRSGYGQINPANPAGVMDCDVHTTSIQTWNSVPPEATSLQVPLVPSETQFDPSFTFQSPLPVQSVPVFEGIPGSSFRPSTPPITLPFDFVNGTFHHGAASSGDATGSLSLPERPKKAAVPNWLREEIIKNKSVIASTAPTNLNGSFQASEPEDGDKSFGGGEPDNKSIDSNRSTEDDEDGEDDVEAAKSAAINQEIKRVLTEVLLKVTDELFNEIATKVLNEDDLTVEVDEGTAVENQKASPQSVVLVSPSTAKVLVPVKQNGNKVEHSDNSSADSLGGNILGLANYDSDNDDENENSGMLSTDLRTKDVSLENENGPTDILCPTADHHYAASGEKTEKLNGPNINEEKALPFAGTSNYHEKLPKEGSKIHEEPISVDRGTPDEFPSGKRHGLLADENTMCSSSSGNADIANSGEFHGKGSKNISSTKSHPDKRVDARSSVKETRSASDKTNDENSEPPRIGTNEDRAGLKPKLEKRDCLKGKDMEKDQERNVKQRSHKREHDSKGSSKNDNMKDGRSQKERRGKDKEDDGRKREHTIDQREDRSSHITKDSRRHKSRNSSSPSNRGKNKKNNYSHEHGYISSDEPYDNSKRRKLQSHKRSSSPAPTRSRSRQASRSPHSKHSHRRQSPYSSVERRRRSRSRSPDHQRSSHKRRT, from the exons ATGGATCCTCGCCGGTTGATCGGTCATCCCATCGGCGGCGATCCTCCTCCGCCTCCGCCTCCGCCGACACAGCAGCAAGGCCCCTACTGGTACCCTCCTTCCTCATCTTCTGTGGCTCCAGTTTGGGAGAGGCCTCCTCTCCCTCCTGCCACCCATCACCTCCCTCCTCCTCAGCGCTGGGTTCCTCCTGAAGCTCATCACGATCCTCACCTCCTTCATCGCCAGCCGCCGATGGCAGCGCACCCTCCGCTTCCGCCCCATCCCTCTGTAAGTTATCACAGTCAATCCCCTTTCCAGCACCCGTATCCACTTTCCATGCCGCCTCCTCCCCCTTATCCATCCCATCGCCCCgctcctcctcatcctcatGCGTCGGTGTATCCTCCGCCCAATCAg GCATGGGGCAACACTCCTTGGTCTCAGCAACAACCATGGGAACACCAAG AAAGAAACAATTTATACCCAAATGAGGAAGATTGGGCTGCCAGGGCCAGGGCATGGGCCGCTGCTAAATCTGTTCCAGACAACCACCATTCACAATCACAATTTACACCAGTTGGGAGAGTGGAAGAATCAATCTATACTTTTCATGATCAGTATCAGCAAGCAGTGGCCCCCCCACCAACTGTTATTCAGCAGCCATCACTTGCTAATTCAA ATCATCGAATATCCCATGATGCTGGATATGAAGTTAAGGCCACCAATACAGATCATATGGTTTCTCCGCAAAGGAGCTTTTCAACTCCATCAGTCTATGAGCAGGAGGTATCTTATAGTTATTCTTCTGCTCCAG GTCACAGAGAAGCTTTGGACCAAAATGGTAGTTCACAGATGCCTGACTTACCAGTTCAAGAAGGATTGCATCCTCATTCTATGTCATCAGCTGGAAATCTTTCTGTGAAGCATCCTCATTTCAATCATGGAGGGCAGCAGACGAAGTTTTCAACTGACACGAGTCTTAAGCATCTGGATTTTGAAACAAGGTTCACTTCTGACCACGATTCACAACTAAGGAGTGGCTATGGGCAAATCAATCCTGCAAATCCAGCTGGTGTAATGGATTGTGATGTGCATACTACCTCAATTCAAACATGGAATTCAGTGCCTCCAGAGGCCACTTCTTTACAAGTTCCTTTAGTACCATCTGAAACACAG TTTGATCCTTCTTTCACATTCCAATCTCCCTTACCTGTACAATCTGTACCAGTTTTTGAGGGAATCCCTGGATCCAGCTTTCGTCCTAGTACTCCACCTATTACCTTACCTTTTGATTTTGTGAATGGAACATTTCATCATGGAGCAGCATCTTCTGGAGATGCAACTGGGTCTTTGAGTCTCCCTGAAAGACCAAAAAAG GCTGCTGTACCAAATTGGCTTAGGgaggaaataataaaaaacaaatctgTTATTGCAAGTACTGCACCAACAAACCTGAATGGTTCATTTCAGGCCAGTGAACCTGAGGATGGTGACAAATCCTTTGGAGGAGGGGAGCCTGATAACAAGAGTATTGATTCAAATAGGTCAactgaagatgatgaagatggcgAG GATGATGTGGAAGCTGCAAAATCGGCAGCAATCAATCAAGAGATAAAGCGAGTTTTAACTGAAGTTCTCTTGAAG GTAACTGATGAACTTTTCAATGAAATTGCTACTAAAGTTCTTAATGAAGATGATCTAACGGTTGAAG TTGATGAAGGCACTGCTGTTGAAAACCAGAAGGCCTCTCCACAATCAGTAGTTCTGGTTTCCCCATCAACTGCCAAGGTTCTGGTCCCTGTTAAACAGAATGGTAACAAAGTTGAACATAGTGATAATTCTAGTGCAGATTCTCTGGGGGGAAATATATTAGGCCTGGCTAATTATGATTCAGACAATGATGATGAAAACGAAAACTCTGGCATGCTATCAACGGATTTGCGCACAAAAGATGTGAGTTTGGAAAATGAAAATGGACCAACGGACATTTTGTGTCCTACAGCAGATCATCATTATGCTGCCAGCGGTGAAAAAACTGAGAAGCTAAATGGTCCAAATATTAATGAGGAAAAGGCACTACCGTTTGCTGGTACTTCAAATTATCATGAGAAGCTTCCAAAAGAAGGTTCTAAAATTCATGAAGAGCCCATTTCTGTTGATAGAGGGACACCTGATGAATTTCCTTCTGGAAAGAGGCATGGTCTTTTGGCAGATGAAAATACAATGTGCAGTTCTTCAAGTGGGAATGCTGATATTGCTAATTCGGGTGAATTTCATGGGAAAggatctaaaaatatttcaagCACCAAAAGCCACCCAGATAAAAGGGTTGATGCCAGAAGTTCTGTCAAGGAGACAAGGTCTGCCTCAGAcaagacaaatgatgaaaaTTCTGAGCCTCCGAGGATTGGAACTAATGAAGATAGGGCCGGACTTAAACCAAAGCTAGAGAAGAGGGACTGCTTGAAGGGGAAAGATATGGAGAAAGATCAGGAGAGAAATGTTAAGCAAAGATCACACAAGAGGGAGCATGATTCTAAAGGGAGTTCAAAGAATGATAACATGAAAGATGGAAGGagccaaaaagaaagaagaggaaaagacAAGGAAGATGATGGAAGGAAGAGGGAACATACAATAGATCAGAGGGAGGACCGTTCTTCACATATTACGAAAGATTCACGTAGGCATAAGAGTCGGAACTCTTCATCACCCAGCAATAGAGgtaaaaacaagaagaataattATTCACATGAGCATGGCTATATTTCAAGCGATGAACCTTACGATAATTCAAAACGAAG AAAGCTGCAATCACACAAGCGTAGCTCATCTCCAGCACCCACAAGATCTAGAAGCAG ACAAGCTTCGCGTTCTCCACATAGCAAGCATTCTCATCGCAGGCAATCCCCCTATTCTTCTGTGGAGAGGAG GAGGAGGTCGAGGTCCCGCTCACCGGATCATCAAAGATCTTCCCATAAACGCAGAACATAG
- the LOC120275785 gene encoding uncharacterized protein LOC120275785 isoform X2, which yields MDPRRLIGHPIGGDPPPPPPPPTQQQGPYWYPPSSSSVAPVWERPPLPPATHHLPPPQRWVPPEAHHDPHLLHRQPPMAAHPPLPPHPSVSYHSQSPFQHPYPLSMPPPPPYPSHRPAPPHPHASVYPPPNQAWGNTPWSQQQPWEHQERNNLYPNEEDWAARARAWAAAKSVPDNHHSQSQFTPVGRVEESIYTFHDQYQQAVAPPPTVIQQPSLANSNHRISHDAGYEVKATNTDHMVSPQRSFSTPSVYEQEVSYSYSSAPGHREALDQNGSSQMPDLPVQEGLHPHSMSSAGNLSVKHPHFNHGGQQTKFSTDTSLKHLDFETRFTSDHDSQLRSGYGQINPANPAGVMDCDVHTTSIQTWNSVPPEATSLQVPLVPSETQFDPSFTFQSPLPVQSVPVFEGIPGSSFRPSTPPITLPFDFVNGTFHHGAASSGDATGSLSLPERPKKAAVPNWLREEIIKNKSVIASTAPTNLNGSFQASEPEDGDKSFGGGEPDNKSIDSNRSTEDDEDGEDDVEAAKSAAINQEIKRVLTEVLLKVTDELFNEIATKVLNEDDLTVEVDEGTAVENQKASPQSVVLVSPSTAKVLVPVKQNGNKVEHSDNSSADSLGGNILGLANYDSDNDDENENSGMLSTDLRTKDVSLENENGPTDILCPTADHHYAASGEKTEKLNGPNINEEKALPFAGTSNYHEKLPKEGSKIHEEPISVDRGTPDEFPSGKRHGLLADENTMCSSSSGNADIANSGEFHGKGSKNISSTKSHPDKRVDARSSVKETRSASDKTNDENSEPPRIGTNEDRAGLKPKLEKRDCLKGKDMEKDQERNVKQRSHKREHDSKGSSKNDNMKDGRSQKERRGKDKEDDGRKREHTIDQREDRSSHITKDSRRHKSRNSSSPSNRGKNKKNNYSHEHGYISSDEPYDNSKRRKLQSHKRSSSPAPTRSRSRRRSRSRSPDHQRSSHKRRT from the exons ATGGATCCTCGCCGGTTGATCGGTCATCCCATCGGCGGCGATCCTCCTCCGCCTCCGCCTCCGCCGACACAGCAGCAAGGCCCCTACTGGTACCCTCCTTCCTCATCTTCTGTGGCTCCAGTTTGGGAGAGGCCTCCTCTCCCTCCTGCCACCCATCACCTCCCTCCTCCTCAGCGCTGGGTTCCTCCTGAAGCTCATCACGATCCTCACCTCCTTCATCGCCAGCCGCCGATGGCAGCGCACCCTCCGCTTCCGCCCCATCCCTCTGTAAGTTATCACAGTCAATCCCCTTTCCAGCACCCGTATCCACTTTCCATGCCGCCTCCTCCCCCTTATCCATCCCATCGCCCCgctcctcctcatcctcatGCGTCGGTGTATCCTCCGCCCAATCAg GCATGGGGCAACACTCCTTGGTCTCAGCAACAACCATGGGAACACCAAG AAAGAAACAATTTATACCCAAATGAGGAAGATTGGGCTGCCAGGGCCAGGGCATGGGCCGCTGCTAAATCTGTTCCAGACAACCACCATTCACAATCACAATTTACACCAGTTGGGAGAGTGGAAGAATCAATCTATACTTTTCATGATCAGTATCAGCAAGCAGTGGCCCCCCCACCAACTGTTATTCAGCAGCCATCACTTGCTAATTCAA ATCATCGAATATCCCATGATGCTGGATATGAAGTTAAGGCCACCAATACAGATCATATGGTTTCTCCGCAAAGGAGCTTTTCAACTCCATCAGTCTATGAGCAGGAGGTATCTTATAGTTATTCTTCTGCTCCAG GTCACAGAGAAGCTTTGGACCAAAATGGTAGTTCACAGATGCCTGACTTACCAGTTCAAGAAGGATTGCATCCTCATTCTATGTCATCAGCTGGAAATCTTTCTGTGAAGCATCCTCATTTCAATCATGGAGGGCAGCAGACGAAGTTTTCAACTGACACGAGTCTTAAGCATCTGGATTTTGAAACAAGGTTCACTTCTGACCACGATTCACAACTAAGGAGTGGCTATGGGCAAATCAATCCTGCAAATCCAGCTGGTGTAATGGATTGTGATGTGCATACTACCTCAATTCAAACATGGAATTCAGTGCCTCCAGAGGCCACTTCTTTACAAGTTCCTTTAGTACCATCTGAAACACAG TTTGATCCTTCTTTCACATTCCAATCTCCCTTACCTGTACAATCTGTACCAGTTTTTGAGGGAATCCCTGGATCCAGCTTTCGTCCTAGTACTCCACCTATTACCTTACCTTTTGATTTTGTGAATGGAACATTTCATCATGGAGCAGCATCTTCTGGAGATGCAACTGGGTCTTTGAGTCTCCCTGAAAGACCAAAAAAG GCTGCTGTACCAAATTGGCTTAGGgaggaaataataaaaaacaaatctgTTATTGCAAGTACTGCACCAACAAACCTGAATGGTTCATTTCAGGCCAGTGAACCTGAGGATGGTGACAAATCCTTTGGAGGAGGGGAGCCTGATAACAAGAGTATTGATTCAAATAGGTCAactgaagatgatgaagatggcgAG GATGATGTGGAAGCTGCAAAATCGGCAGCAATCAATCAAGAGATAAAGCGAGTTTTAACTGAAGTTCTCTTGAAG GTAACTGATGAACTTTTCAATGAAATTGCTACTAAAGTTCTTAATGAAGATGATCTAACGGTTGAAG TTGATGAAGGCACTGCTGTTGAAAACCAGAAGGCCTCTCCACAATCAGTAGTTCTGGTTTCCCCATCAACTGCCAAGGTTCTGGTCCCTGTTAAACAGAATGGTAACAAAGTTGAACATAGTGATAATTCTAGTGCAGATTCTCTGGGGGGAAATATATTAGGCCTGGCTAATTATGATTCAGACAATGATGATGAAAACGAAAACTCTGGCATGCTATCAACGGATTTGCGCACAAAAGATGTGAGTTTGGAAAATGAAAATGGACCAACGGACATTTTGTGTCCTACAGCAGATCATCATTATGCTGCCAGCGGTGAAAAAACTGAGAAGCTAAATGGTCCAAATATTAATGAGGAAAAGGCACTACCGTTTGCTGGTACTTCAAATTATCATGAGAAGCTTCCAAAAGAAGGTTCTAAAATTCATGAAGAGCCCATTTCTGTTGATAGAGGGACACCTGATGAATTTCCTTCTGGAAAGAGGCATGGTCTTTTGGCAGATGAAAATACAATGTGCAGTTCTTCAAGTGGGAATGCTGATATTGCTAATTCGGGTGAATTTCATGGGAAAggatctaaaaatatttcaagCACCAAAAGCCACCCAGATAAAAGGGTTGATGCCAGAAGTTCTGTCAAGGAGACAAGGTCTGCCTCAGAcaagacaaatgatgaaaaTTCTGAGCCTCCGAGGATTGGAACTAATGAAGATAGGGCCGGACTTAAACCAAAGCTAGAGAAGAGGGACTGCTTGAAGGGGAAAGATATGGAGAAAGATCAGGAGAGAAATGTTAAGCAAAGATCACACAAGAGGGAGCATGATTCTAAAGGGAGTTCAAAGAATGATAACATGAAAGATGGAAGGagccaaaaagaaagaagaggaaaagacAAGGAAGATGATGGAAGGAAGAGGGAACATACAATAGATCAGAGGGAGGACCGTTCTTCACATATTACGAAAGATTCACGTAGGCATAAGAGTCGGAACTCTTCATCACCCAGCAATAGAGgtaaaaacaagaagaataattATTCACATGAGCATGGCTATATTTCAAGCGATGAACCTTACGATAATTCAAAACGAAG AAAGCTGCAATCACACAAGCGTAGCTCATCTCCAGCACCCACAAGATCTAGAAGCAG GAGGAGGTCGAGGTCCCGCTCACCGGATCATCAAAGATCTTCCCATAAACGCAGAACATAG